In Deinococcus aestuarii, the following proteins share a genomic window:
- the xseA gene encoding exodeoxyribonuclease VII large subunit → MTGRKRKSKAETTRPPEHFLELADVLNYVGQVIARGMPGGVWVRAEVASITDRRHLYLDLVQLEDGVEVAKCRATLWARERFLLEGKFRRATGGTLTAGLKVLLFCTAEFHPQYGFSLNVVDVSPEFTLGDAQLKLEALRETLTREGVYGLNRSLPAPTDFARVAVISPVGAAGLGDFRRETDPLEAAGVVEFLYLEATFQGREASGSLTDAIRAAREAHAEEPLDALVVIRGGGAVTDLAWLNDLEVGRSLATFPAPVITGLGHARDDTLPDEVACVRTDTPSKAAGLVVRTVVGAAAQAQEDARTIRAHAREALVNAEAGAQGALDRAVGSARRQADAARAEVDALMRQALGLTPQRTLARGYALVRDGAARPVTRAQDVRAGQALTLELRDGTVAVRADG, encoded by the coding sequence GTGACCGGGCGCAAGCGGAAGAGCAAGGCGGAGACGACGCGCCCGCCCGAGCATTTCCTCGAACTCGCGGACGTGCTGAACTACGTCGGGCAGGTCATCGCGCGGGGGATGCCGGGCGGCGTGTGGGTGCGGGCGGAGGTCGCCTCGATCACGGACCGCCGCCACCTGTACCTCGACCTCGTGCAACTGGAGGACGGGGTGGAGGTCGCCAAGTGCCGGGCGACCCTCTGGGCGCGCGAACGTTTCCTTCTGGAGGGCAAGTTCCGCCGCGCCACGGGCGGGACGCTGACGGCGGGGCTCAAGGTCCTGCTCTTCTGCACCGCCGAGTTCCACCCGCAGTACGGCTTCTCGCTGAACGTGGTGGACGTGTCCCCCGAGTTCACCCTGGGGGACGCCCAGCTCAAGCTCGAAGCCCTGCGCGAGACGCTGACGCGCGAGGGCGTATACGGCCTCAACCGCTCGCTCCCCGCCCCCACCGACTTCGCGCGGGTGGCGGTGATCAGCCCGGTCGGCGCGGCGGGTCTGGGCGACTTCCGGCGCGAGACCGACCCGCTGGAGGCGGCCGGGGTGGTCGAATTCCTGTACCTGGAGGCCACCTTCCAGGGCCGGGAGGCGAGTGGGAGCCTGACGGACGCGATCCGGGCGGCGCGGGAGGCGCACGCGGAAGAACCCCTCGACGCCCTGGTGGTGATCCGGGGCGGCGGGGCAGTCACCGACCTCGCGTGGCTCAACGACCTGGAGGTGGGCCGATCTCTCGCCACCTTCCCGGCGCCCGTGATCACGGGTCTCGGCCACGCCCGCGACGACACCCTGCCCGATGAGGTCGCCTGCGTCCGCACCGACACGCCGAGCAAGGCCGCCGGGCTGGTCGTCCGAACGGTGGTGGGGGCGGCGGCGCAGGCGCAGGAGGACGCCCGCACGATCCGCGCCCACGCCCGCGAGGCGCTGGTGAACGCGGAGGCGGGAGCGCAGGGGGCACTCGACCGCGCCGTGGGGTCGGCCCGCCGACAGGCCGACGCCGCCCGCGCCGAGGTGGACGCCCTGATGCGGCAGGCCCTCGGCCTGACCCCGCAGCGCACCCTGGCGCGCGGTTACGCGCTCGTGCGCGACGGGGCGGCCAGACCCGTCACGCGGGCGCAGGACGTGCGGGCCGGGCAGGCGCTCACGCTGGAATTGCGGG
- a CDS encoding fluoride efflux transporter FluC → MAGGALGAAARYGVTLVLAPVVGRTGFPVSILLINVLGSFLLGLTVALVGRGLWPEAARLAFGTGVLGAFTTFSTFSVDVDGLLGRGAAGFAALYVGLSVGLGVMAAVLGRLLGARL, encoded by the coding sequence ATGGCGGGCGGGGCCCTGGGGGCGGCGGCGCGGTACGGGGTCACGCTCGTCCTCGCGCCCGTGGTGGGCCGGACCGGCTTCCCGGTGTCCATTCTGCTGATCAACGTGCTGGGCTCCTTCCTGCTCGGGCTGACGGTGGCGCTCGTCGGGCGCGGGCTGTGGCCGGAGGCGGCGCGGCTGGCCTTCGGGACGGGGGTGCTGGGGGCCTTCACGACCTTCTCAACCTTCAGCGTGGATGTGGACGGGTTGCTGGGACGGGGCGCGGCGGGCTTCGCCGCCCTGTACGTGGGGCTGAGCGTGGGCCTCGGCGTCATGGCGGCGGTGCTGGGCCGCTTGCTGGGGGCGCGGCTGTGA
- a CDS encoding magnesium transporter CorA family protein: MIRAKTLKGADLAWNGETGGVWVDAQGVTEEELARLRAAFPLNRLAVEDALEQGHWSRAEGYPEHAFITLRSFTRPEEQGEFTERVSIFAFPEAVLTLSSAGTRALGRVWNLVGRESVNTPGEVVYELLDQTADTFFVLADRLEEQVDGLEEEIFQHRRHNPIPKVFDLKHLLAQARRLSADAREATLLLTRHSDPGSADLLRYRDAQDSFTRASSRLDGLRDHLTSLLDLHLGLQSQRMNEVMRTLTAVSVIFLPLTFLAGVWGMNFEHMPELRWPYGYALAWGSFLLIGGLLAYSFKRRGWW, from the coding sequence ATGATCCGCGCCAAGACCCTCAAGGGAGCCGACCTCGCCTGGAACGGGGAGACGGGGGGCGTCTGGGTGGACGCTCAGGGTGTGACGGAGGAAGAGCTCGCCCGCCTGCGCGCCGCCTTTCCGCTCAACCGCCTCGCCGTGGAGGACGCGCTGGAGCAGGGGCACTGGAGCCGGGCGGAGGGCTACCCCGAGCACGCCTTTATCACCCTGCGCTCGTTTACCCGGCCCGAGGAGCAGGGCGAGTTCACCGAGCGCGTCAGCATCTTCGCCTTTCCTGAGGCGGTCCTGACCCTCAGCAGCGCGGGCACCCGGGCGCTCGGGCGCGTGTGGAACCTCGTGGGCCGCGAGAGCGTGAACACGCCGGGCGAGGTCGTGTACGAACTTCTCGACCAGACCGCCGACACCTTCTTCGTCCTCGCCGACCGCCTGGAGGAGCAGGTGGACGGCCTGGAGGAAGAAATCTTCCAACATCGCCGCCACAACCCGATTCCGAAGGTCTTCGACCTCAAGCACCTGCTTGCCCAGGCCCGCCGCCTGAGCGCCGACGCCCGCGAGGCGACCCTGCTCCTGACCCGCCACAGCGACCCGGGCAGCGCCGACCTGTTGCGCTACCGCGACGCTCAGGACTCCTTTACCCGCGCGAGCAGCCGCCTCGACGGCCTGCGCGACCACCTCACCAGCCTGCTCGATCTGCACCTGGGCCTGCAAAGCCAGCGCATGAACGAGGTCATGCGGACGCTGACGGCGGTGAGCGTGATCTTCCTGCCGCTGACCTTCCTCGCGGGCGTGTGGGGCATGAATTTCGAGCACATGCCGGAGTTGCGGTGGCCCTACGGGTACGCTCTCGCGTGGGGCAGCTTCCTCCTGATCGGCGGCCTGCTTGCGTACTCCTTCAAGCGTCGGGGATGGTGGTAG
- a CDS encoding GNAT family N-acetyltransferase encodes MVVGVRPIEPSHLPGIMALCAVEGSGSYAEEADLTWRALTSPGVTSLVAVQEDRVIGVAQMLGDGVIQAFLVLLVVHPDARGKGLGRRLVEEAFARAGGKRVDLLAEEGAEAFYTRFAHRRKPGFRLYPDPPR; translated from the coding sequence ATGGTGGTAGGGGTCCGGCCCATCGAGCCCTCCCATCTGCCGGGCATCATGGCCCTGTGCGCGGTGGAGGGCTCCGGGTCGTACGCGGAGGAGGCCGACCTGACCTGGCGGGCGCTCACCAGTCCCGGCGTGACCTCCCTCGTCGCCGTGCAGGAGGACCGGGTGATCGGCGTGGCGCAGATGCTCGGCGACGGGGTGATCCAGGCCTTCCTCGTGCTGCTCGTCGTCCATCCGGACGCGCGCGGGAAGGGACTGGGGCGGCGGCTCGTGGAGGAGGCGTTCGCGCGGGCGGGAGGCAAGCGGGTGGACCTCCTCGCCGAGGAGGGGGCGGAGGCGTTCTATACCCGTTTCGCGCATCGCCGCAAGCCCGGCTTCCGCCTGTACCCGGACCCGCCGCGCTGA
- a CDS encoding acyl-CoA dehydrogenase family protein, translated as MIDEFAVQDLFPTDERLIRESVRAFCEAELLPHIGEWWDHAELPARDVMRQFGEMGLLGPTTPEEYGGAGVSYSAYGAMMYELERVDSGLRSAASVQGSLVMYPIYTYGSEEQRRRYLPGLASGELIGCFGLTEPDGGSDPGAMRTRARKDGNGYILNGNKMWITNSPVADLAVVWAKDDEGVVRGFIVPTDTPGFSAPPLHRKMSLRASVTGEIVLEDCRVPEGNLLPGSSGLKSPLSCLTSARFGIAWGAMGALEAVLQTALDYTGSRTTFGKPIAGRQLVQDKLVRMATDHTTGLLLAWRLGQLKDAGRMNFAQVSVAKRNNVRVALQGARLAREMLGGNGITTEYPVIRHMLNLETVDTYEGTHDIHTLIVGRHLTGVGALE; from the coding sequence ATGATCGACGAATTCGCCGTCCAGGACCTCTTCCCCACCGACGAGAGACTCATCCGCGAGAGCGTGCGCGCCTTTTGCGAGGCCGAGCTGCTGCCCCACATCGGCGAGTGGTGGGACCACGCCGAGCTGCCCGCGCGGGACGTGATGCGCCAGTTCGGGGAGATGGGCCTGCTGGGTCCCACGACGCCCGAGGAGTACGGCGGCGCGGGCGTGTCCTACAGCGCCTACGGGGCGATGATGTACGAGCTGGAGCGGGTGGACAGCGGCCTGCGCAGCGCGGCGAGCGTGCAGGGCAGCCTCGTCATGTACCCCATCTATACCTATGGGTCGGAGGAGCAGCGGCGCAGGTACCTCCCCGGCCTCGCTTCCGGCGAACTGATCGGCTGCTTCGGCCTCACCGAGCCCGACGGCGGCTCCGACCCCGGCGCGATGCGGACCCGCGCCCGCAAGGACGGCAACGGGTACATCCTGAACGGCAACAAGATGTGGATCACCAACTCGCCGGTCGCCGACCTCGCCGTCGTGTGGGCGAAGGACGATGAGGGCGTGGTCCGCGGCTTTATCGTGCCGACGGACACGCCCGGCTTCAGCGCCCCCCCCCTCCACCGCAAGATGAGCCTGCGTGCCTCGGTCACAGGCGAGATCGTGCTGGAGGACTGCCGGGTGCCCGAGGGGAACCTGCTACCGGGGTCCAGCGGGCTCAAGTCCCCCCTCTCGTGCCTGACTTCGGCCCGCTTCGGGATCGCGTGGGGGGCGATGGGGGCGCTGGAGGCGGTCTTGCAGACGGCGCTGGACTACACGGGCAGCCGGACCACCTTCGGCAAGCCCATCGCGGGCCGTCAGCTCGTGCAGGACAAGCTCGTGCGGATGGCGACGGACCACACGACGGGGCTGCTGCTCGCATGGCGGCTGGGGCAGCTCAAGGACGCGGGCCGGATGAACTTCGCGCAGGTGTCGGTGGCGAAGCGCAACAACGTGCGGGTGGCCCTGCAAGGGGCCCGCCTCGCCCGCGAGATGCTGGGCGGCAACGGCATCACGACCGAGTATCCGGTCATCCGGCACATGCTCAACCTGGAGACGGTGGACACCTACGAGGGCACCCACGACATCCACACCCTGATCGTGGGGCGGCACCTGACGGGGGTGGGGGCGCTGGAGTAG
- a CDS encoding TatD family hydrolase: MIDTHCHLDFLDDPASARNEFGLTGMVCIGASPEHARNAVALAERYGDVWATVGLHPTSTEEDGPETRAEIERLALHPRVVGIGESGLDDYWDDTKRAAQLAAFEWQLDLARRTGRPLVIHVRDRAGEDRAQRGVIDVLSGWPDQPVILHCFSGHPGLLACGLERCAFFGFAGNTTYKTAREIQEAARLVPLDRLLVETDAPFLAPVPRRGKPNRPGYVRHTLDFIAALRGLDAGELERVTDDNARRVYNLPTPTP, from the coding sequence ATGATCGACACCCACTGCCACCTCGACTTCCTGGACGACCCGGCCTCCGCGCGGAATGAGTTCGGCCTGACGGGGATGGTCTGCATCGGCGCCAGCCCCGAGCACGCCCGCAACGCCGTGGCCCTCGCCGAGCGGTACGGGGACGTGTGGGCCACCGTGGGCCTGCACCCCACCAGTACGGAGGAGGACGGCCCGGAAACCCGCGCCGAGATCGAGCGTCTCGCCCTTCACCCCCGCGTCGTCGGGATCGGGGAGAGCGGGCTAGACGACTATTGGGACGATACGAAACGGGCGGCGCAGCTCGCGGCCTTCGAGTGGCAGCTCGACCTCGCGCGGCGGACGGGGAGGCCCCTCGTCATCCACGTGCGGGACAGGGCCGGGGAGGACCGGGCCCAGCGCGGCGTGATCGACGTGCTTTCGGGCTGGCCGGATCAACCCGTCATCCTCCACTGCTTCAGCGGGCATCCGGGGCTGCTGGCGTGCGGGCTGGAGCGCTGCGCCTTCTTCGGCTTCGCGGGGAACACCACCTACAAGACCGCGCGGGAGATTCAGGAGGCCGCCCGCCTCGTGCCGCTCGACCGCCTGCTCGTGGAGACGGACGCGCCCTTCCTCGCCCCCGTGCCCAGGCGCGGCAAGCCCAACCGGCCCGGCTACGTGCGCCACACCCTCGACTTCATCGCCGCACTGCGCGGGCTGGACGCGGGGGAGCTGGAGCGCGTCACCGACGACAACGCCCGCCGCGTCTACAACCTCCCCACGCCGACACCGTAG
- a CDS encoding LptA/OstA family protein — translation MKKLTLTFALAATTVLAQSAGPESRIINIQGAPRGDLRNGPLAFTGSPVKATVSTLQIQASQATLAAPSGTPLIQAKGKRTSNFTGNVVVTRGRLTAKGGQLAYSEATGQGVMGGSPSATFLPAERSGDDPVNISAGQMSLDVDNNVSTSTGNVQLRSGTQTGKADKLIFDEDRELAQLTGTPSLTRAAKGNQKELVMTGQEVRALTKSKTLYVRGGVRLVQGTLTTTGDAVYYDDKKNVAYVVGNAVSTDSKTKATVRAPASGALEQRTDLARVRALNTAYKIPTAQFQLRGEK, via the coding sequence TTGAAGAAACTGACCCTGACGTTTGCCCTGGCCGCCACGACCGTGCTCGCCCAGAGTGCTGGTCCCGAAAGCCGCATCATCAACATCCAGGGGGCCCCGCGCGGCGACCTGCGCAATGGGCCGCTGGCCTTCACGGGCAGCCCGGTCAAGGCGACCGTGAGCACCCTCCAGATTCAGGCCTCGCAGGCGACCCTGGCCGCGCCCAGCGGGACGCCGCTGATCCAGGCGAAGGGCAAGCGCACCTCGAACTTCACGGGCAACGTGGTCGTCACGCGCGGGCGCCTCACGGCCAAGGGCGGGCAACTCGCCTACAGCGAGGCGACCGGACAGGGCGTGATGGGCGGGAGCCCGAGCGCGACCTTCCTGCCCGCCGAGCGCAGCGGCGACGACCCCGTGAACATCTCCGCCGGGCAGATGAGCCTCGACGTGGACAACAACGTCTCGACCAGCACCGGCAACGTCCAGCTCCGGAGCGGCACCCAGACCGGCAAGGCCGACAAGCTGATCTTCGACGAGGACCGCGAACTCGCCCAGCTCACGGGCACGCCCAGCCTCACCCGCGCCGCGAAGGGCAACCAGAAGGAACTCGTGATGACCGGGCAGGAGGTCCGCGCGCTCACGAAGTCCAAGACGCTCTACGTGCGCGGCGGCGTGCGGCTGGTGCAGGGCACCCTGACCACGACCGGGGACGCCGTGTACTACGACGACAAGAAAAACGTCGCCTACGTGGTCGGCAACGCGGTGAGCACCGACAGCAAGACCAAGGCGACCGTGCGTGCCCCCGCGAGCGGCGCCCTGGAGCAGCGCACCGACCTCGCCCGCGTGCGGGCCCTGAACACGGCGTACAAGATTCCCACGGCGCAGTTCCAGTTGCGCGGCGAGAAGTAA
- a CDS encoding LptA/OstA family protein, with the protein MRRLLTLTLALTLGAGLPAWVLAQGTATPPPTAPATPAPGTPPADAPPPAAETENASLELVRKGDDGEERRIRIVRTGSSDETGVFTICSPQDDEPEGAPSLAVFSETGPGGVRITIDKNVIRVPLALVTQRQGEDGEGGDGRVEASAGTARFLDEPPPGKTDRLSRCAVEATPKPAPDTVLVTQGRTELKGQKLVYDETDGIARIDGPIQFTRPSDDGPLTGQSERIEVDVDAEQTTLVGNVVLSSKGGRVSKAARVEYDDQANTARLIGTPEQPAESVQGRDVLRAQELLYDLDRNEVVARAGEGGTITGEFQDGEEEAGTPGTTPTPSTSPGTPPPGMPPPTTPTPPAP; encoded by the coding sequence GTGCGGCGGCTCCTGACCCTGACCCTGGCCCTCACCCTGGGGGCCGGACTCCCCGCGTGGGTGCTGGCGCAGGGGACGGCCACCCCGCCACCCACGGCACCAGCCACGCCCGCTCCAGGCACGCCTCCCGCCGACGCTCCCCCACCCGCCGCCGAGACCGAGAACGCCAGCCTCGAACTCGTGCGGAAGGGAGACGACGGGGAGGAGCGGCGCATCCGCATCGTCCGCACGGGCAGCAGCGACGAGACGGGCGTGTTCACGATTTGCAGCCCGCAGGACGACGAGCCGGAAGGCGCGCCCAGCCTCGCCGTCTTCAGCGAGACGGGGCCGGGCGGGGTGCGGATCACCATCGACAAGAACGTGATCCGCGTGCCGCTGGCCCTCGTCACCCAGCGGCAGGGGGAAGACGGCGAGGGCGGCGACGGCCGGGTCGAGGCGAGCGCCGGGACCGCCCGTTTCCTCGACGAGCCGCCCCCCGGCAAGACCGACCGCCTCAGCCGCTGCGCCGTCGAGGCCACGCCGAAACCCGCCCCCGACACCGTGCTCGTGACCCAGGGCCGGACCGAGCTGAAGGGCCAGAAACTCGTCTACGACGAGACGGACGGCATCGCCCGCATCGACGGGCCGATCCAGTTCACCCGCCCCTCCGACGACGGCCCCCTGACGGGCCAGAGCGAGCGCATCGAGGTGGACGTGGACGCTGAGCAGACCACCCTGGTCGGCAACGTGGTCCTGAGCAGCAAGGGCGGGCGCGTGAGCAAGGCCGCCCGCGTCGAGTACGACGATCAGGCGAACACCGCCCGACTCATCGGCACGCCCGAGCAGCCCGCCGAGAGCGTGCAGGGCCGCGACGTGCTGCGCGCCCAGGAACTCCTGTACGACCTCGACCGCAACGAGGTGGTGGCCCGCGCGGGCGAGGGCGGCACGATCACGGGCGAGTTCCAGGACGGCGAGGAGGAGGCGGGGACGCCGGGCACCACGCCCACTCCTTCGACCAGTCCGGGCACACCGCCGCCGGGAATGCCCCCACCCACGACCCCGACTCCCCCCGCGCCCTGA
- a CDS encoding MFS transporter, whose product MPSLAASLRGVYRAYPRPFWVLWVGTLINRLGEFVVPLLGFYLASERGLGITQVSVVLSVLGVGRFGAEAFGGRLSDRLGPTATMILALGGGAVMLVALAFASSFGAVVLGVLAFSLLTGMYKPAASSAVAALTTGAQRTRAYNLLYWAINVGVSVAPALGGWLSGSSFRLLFFLDAATMAAYAALLAVLGARGGGASPRRADAPRTAWLPRDRLLWSFCLASLLFALTYQSYKLLALVFAEQGFTAAQYGQVLSVNGLLVVGLGLPLGHAISQGNHPRWQAVGAALLGLGFLGHAFAHTLAAHVLAVAVWTLGEIVSYSIGKSIVAELGRPEVRGTYIGLVGSMTGLGALLSPLLGGFLLARFGNAALWSVVAGLAFLAALLYLRLEGAVVTRRTLHGAQPAD is encoded by the coding sequence ATGCCCTCTCTTGCCGCTTCCCTCCGGGGCGTGTACCGGGCCTACCCCCGGCCCTTCTGGGTGCTGTGGGTCGGCACGCTGATCAACCGCCTCGGCGAGTTCGTGGTGCCGCTCCTGGGCTTCTACCTCGCCTCCGAGCGCGGGCTGGGGATCACCCAGGTCAGCGTGGTCCTGAGCGTGCTGGGGGTGGGCCGCTTCGGGGCGGAGGCGTTCGGGGGCCGCCTCAGCGACCGGCTGGGCCCCACCGCGACCATGATCCTGGCGCTGGGGGGCGGGGCCGTCATGCTCGTCGCGCTGGCCTTCGCCTCCAGCTTCGGGGCGGTGGTGCTCGGCGTGCTGGCCTTTTCGCTGCTGACGGGCATGTACAAACCCGCCGCGAGCAGCGCCGTCGCCGCACTCACCACGGGGGCCCAGCGCACCCGCGCGTACAACCTGCTGTACTGGGCGATCAACGTCGGCGTCTCGGTCGCGCCCGCGCTCGGTGGCTGGCTCTCGGGCTCCTCCTTCCGGCTGCTGTTCTTCCTCGACGCCGCGACGATGGCCGCCTACGCCGCCTTGCTCGCGGTTCTCGGGGCGCGGGGCGGGGGCGCCTCCCCCAGGAGGGCCGACGCGCCCAGAACGGCCTGGCTTCCGCGCGACCGGCTGCTCTGGTCCTTTTGCCTGGCCTCGCTGCTGTTCGCGCTGACCTACCAGAGTTACAAGCTGCTGGCCCTCGTCTTCGCCGAGCAAGGTTTCACGGCGGCGCAGTACGGGCAGGTGCTCTCGGTGAACGGCCTGCTCGTCGTGGGGCTGGGGCTGCCGCTGGGGCACGCGATCTCGCAGGGCAACCACCCCCGCTGGCAGGCGGTGGGGGCGGCGCTGCTGGGGCTGGGCTTTCTGGGCCACGCCTTCGCGCACACCCTCGCCGCGCACGTGCTGGCGGTGGCCGTGTGGACGCTCGGGGAGATCGTCAGCTACTCCATCGGCAAGAGCATCGTCGCGGAGCTGGGCCGTCCGGAGGTGCGCGGCACGTACATCGGCCTCGTCGGCAGCATGACCGGGCTGGGCGCCCTGCTCTCCCCGCTGCTGGGCGGTTTCCTGCTCGCCCGCTTCGGGAACGCCGCGCTGTGGAGCGTGGTGGCCGGGCTGGCCTTCCTCGCCGCGCTCCTGTACCTGCGGCTGGAGGGGGCGGTCGTCACGCGGCGCACGCTCCACGGCGCCCAGCCCGCCGATTGA